In the Octadecabacter sp. SW4 genome, one interval contains:
- a CDS encoding glycerophosphodiester phosphodiesterase family protein gives MVAFKVIAAATLLVFSSPQILAAQVTVEDRFAIGQPKVVSAHRSAMMGGAPENTLAWIEHGIALGVDMLHINPQLTSDGHYVLMHDQTLNRMTDVEQVFPEGPPGGPTREQRGGKDYVRDYTLAEIRRLAIDAKEGDERHPVATLDEALELIDGRTLVLLGLKTYDVEGLAAALIGYDTENALLFEIYYSGTDQSMLRELSEATGIAVSVALFRSNDYLADLEHIYGQIGPALKLVGVDHDVVTPEFLARVAELGLRIGVSGWNTGEDFALAEETNPGPWAEAIDLGFVLSTDRPDLVLELLNR, from the coding sequence ATGGTTGCCTTTAAGGTCATCGCTGCAGCAACGCTGTTGGTGTTTTCGTCTCCCCAGATTCTGGCTGCGCAGGTGACGGTCGAAGATCGCTTTGCGATTGGGCAACCCAAGGTCGTTTCTGCGCATCGTAGTGCGATGATGGGTGGAGCCCCCGAGAACACGTTGGCGTGGATCGAACATGGGATTGCCCTTGGCGTCGATATGCTCCACATCAATCCGCAATTGACCTCAGACGGTCACTACGTGCTGATGCACGATCAAACGCTGAACCGCATGACAGATGTCGAGCAGGTCTTTCCAGAAGGCCCCCCCGGCGGACCCACTAGGGAGCAAAGGGGTGGGAAGGACTATGTCCGGGATTACACGCTCGCCGAGATCAGGCGCCTTGCAATTGATGCCAAAGAGGGCGACGAGCGGCATCCGGTCGCAACTCTTGACGAAGCTCTCGAGCTGATCGACGGTCGAACCCTAGTGCTCCTAGGTCTCAAGACCTATGACGTCGAAGGCCTTGCTGCCGCCCTTATCGGCTATGACACCGAGAATGCGCTGCTGTTCGAGATCTATTACTCCGGAACCGATCAAAGCATGTTGCGCGAGTTATCAGAAGCGACTGGCATCGCTGTCTCCGTTGCGCTTTTCCGTTCGAACGACTACCTCGCTGACCTCGAACACATCTATGGCCAGATCGGGCCAGCGCTGAAGTTGGTGGGCGTTGATCACGATGTGGTCACCCCTGAATTCCTCGCTCGCGTGGCGGAATTGGGTCTACGCATTGGTGTCTCGGGTTGGAATACGGGTGAGGATTTCGCTCTGGCCGAAGAGACAAACCCGGGACCTTGGGCAGAAGCGATTGATCTTGGGTTCGTCTTATCCACCGACAGACCAGACCTCGTCCTCGAACTGCTGAACAGGTAA